A genome region from Musa acuminata AAA Group cultivar baxijiao chromosome BXJ3-5, Cavendish_Baxijiao_AAA, whole genome shotgun sequence includes the following:
- the LOC103973656 gene encoding pathogenesis-related thaumatin-like protein 3.5 isoform X2, with product MTRVFFLLSFLLFSFLGALAATFTLTNNCEYTVWPGVQSGAGTAPLSSTGFALHKGESRSLKALAAWSGRFWGRTLCATDSSGKFSCATGDCGSGRVECSGGGGDPPATLAEFTLDGSGGMDFYDVSLVDGFNLPMLVVPQGGSVGDCTSTGCLADLNGLCPSDLKVVLSTSDAGGEYVACKSACEAFGSPQYCCSGAYGNPNTCKPSSYSQFFKNACPRAYSYAFDDATSTFTCASADYVITFCPSTTSQKSSDPTPGASNTPPLVLRTAAMLLRISLAGLALCLCL from the exons ATGACAAGAGTCTTTTTCCTTCTCtcatttcttctcttctcctttctaG GGGCGTTGGCAGCTACGTTCACGCTCACTAACAACTGCGAGTACACCGTATGGCCGGGCGTGCAATCGGGCGCCGGCACGGCCCCACTTTCCTCGACGGGCTTCGCGCTGCATAAGGGCGAGTCTCGCAGCCTCAAGGCGCTCGCCGCGTGGTCGGGCCGCTTCTGGGGCCGCACCCTCTGCGCCACCGATTCGAGCGGCAAGTTCAGCTGCGCCACCGGCGACTGCGGGTCCGGCAGGGTGGAGTGCTCTGGCGGCGGCGGGGACCCCCCGGCCACCTTGGCGGAGTTCACGCTCGACGGCAGCGGCGGGATGGACTTCTACGACGTGAGCCTGGTGGACGGCTTCAACctgccgatgctggtggtgccgcaAGGCGGCTCTGTTGGGGACTGCACCTCCACGGGCTGCCTGGCGGACCTCAACGGGCTGTGCCCGTCGGACCTCAAGGTGGTGCTGTCGACCTCGGACGCGGGCGGCGAGTACGTGGCGTGCAAGAGCGCGTGCGAGGCCTTCGGTTCGCCCCAATATTGCTGCAGCGGTGCCTACGGAAACCCCAACACGTGCAAGCCATCGTCCTACTCCCAGTTCTTCAAGAACGCCTGCCCCAGGGCGTACAGCTACGCCTTCGACGACGCCACGTCCACATTTACCTGCGCGTCCGCCGACTACGTCATCACGTTCTGCCCCAGCACCACAAG CCAGAAGTCTTCGGACCCGACTCCAGGTGCATCGAATACGCCGCCACTGGTGCTGCGCACGGCTGCCATGCTACTTCGCATCTCCCTCGCTGGTCTCGCTTTATGTCTCTGCCTGTAG
- the LOC103973656 gene encoding thaumatin-like protein 1 isoform X1: MVVLLSISAITNSVFVALPLFSGALAATFTLTNNCEYTVWPGVQSGAGTAPLSSTGFALHKGESRSLKALAAWSGRFWGRTLCATDSSGKFSCATGDCGSGRVECSGGGGDPPATLAEFTLDGSGGMDFYDVSLVDGFNLPMLVVPQGGSVGDCTSTGCLADLNGLCPSDLKVVLSTSDAGGEYVACKSACEAFGSPQYCCSGAYGNPNTCKPSSYSQFFKNACPRAYSYAFDDATSTFTCASADYVITFCPSTTSQKSSDPTPGASNTPPLVLRTAAMLLRISLAGLALCLCL; this comes from the exons ATGGTTGTACTCTTGTCTATTTCGGCTATTACCAATTCTGTGTTCGTCGCACTTCCTCTGTTTTCAGGGGCGTTGGCAGCTACGTTCACGCTCACTAACAACTGCGAGTACACCGTATGGCCGGGCGTGCAATCGGGCGCCGGCACGGCCCCACTTTCCTCGACGGGCTTCGCGCTGCATAAGGGCGAGTCTCGCAGCCTCAAGGCGCTCGCCGCGTGGTCGGGCCGCTTCTGGGGCCGCACCCTCTGCGCCACCGATTCGAGCGGCAAGTTCAGCTGCGCCACCGGCGACTGCGGGTCCGGCAGGGTGGAGTGCTCTGGCGGCGGCGGGGACCCCCCGGCCACCTTGGCGGAGTTCACGCTCGACGGCAGCGGCGGGATGGACTTCTACGACGTGAGCCTGGTGGACGGCTTCAACctgccgatgctggtggtgccgcaAGGCGGCTCTGTTGGGGACTGCACCTCCACGGGCTGCCTGGCGGACCTCAACGGGCTGTGCCCGTCGGACCTCAAGGTGGTGCTGTCGACCTCGGACGCGGGCGGCGAGTACGTGGCGTGCAAGAGCGCGTGCGAGGCCTTCGGTTCGCCCCAATATTGCTGCAGCGGTGCCTACGGAAACCCCAACACGTGCAAGCCATCGTCCTACTCCCAGTTCTTCAAGAACGCCTGCCCCAGGGCGTACAGCTACGCCTTCGACGACGCCACGTCCACATTTACCTGCGCGTCCGCCGACTACGTCATCACGTTCTGCCCCAGCACCACAAG CCAGAAGTCTTCGGACCCGACTCCAGGTGCATCGAATACGCCGCCACTGGTGCTGCGCACGGCTGCCATGCTACTTCGCATCTCCCTCGCTGGTCTCGCTTTATGTCTCTGCCTGTAG